The Phaseolus vulgaris cultivar G19833 chromosome 10, P. vulgaris v2.0, whole genome shotgun sequence DNA window TTGCTATTTAATTTATTACGAGATGggattttcaaattttcttgcTTTATGGTAAATACTGAGAAAACTTGGATTTAATATCTATTAGCATAATAAGTGTGTGACCATAGGGTTTTTAGTTTCTCTCTCTCTTGTATAACAATTCAGGAAGATATATGCCAATGAAGGAATCCTTGTTTTGTTACTCCACTTGTATATTTCTTAGCAACATGAGTGTTATTGTTTATTTAATGAAGtacattctttttaaactttttatttgCCAGAGAATACCTCTAGATTTTCTACAAGGTGACAAATTTCGAGAAGCAGCAGACAATTATATTAGGCCTCTCCTAACCAAGGTTTACAAAATTCCCTTTCATATTGTATTATGTCTAGCTCAGTTGTTCCAAAATTGATTGGATTTCTTTTGATGTTGTTTCTAGGGAGTTCCCTCTCTATTCTCTGATCTATCATCTTTGTACAATCACCCTGGGAAGGTTAGTCTTGTCACATATATTTATACTATTGAGTGTTTCAGATTTCGTATGCTTATTTTTTTCTGCCATTCATTTGAGCCTGGAGATTACTGGTTTTGTGGATTTTGATTGTTTCCTTTTCCTTAAACTTTGTACAGGCAGATATTTTGGAACAACTTATTCTTGAGTTAGAGCAGTCAATTAGGATGTCAGGCCAATATCCTGGAGGgtaaaatatttgtttacttTTGTGTGTAACACATGAATGAAGTAAAATGTTTATACAGTGCCTATGTTAGGAATTTTTTCTTGGTTAGCTCTTGCTTGAAGAGGAGAACTTCAAGACAAACACATTCACTTAAAATTTCCTTGCAACAACCATAAGTAAATAACCAAAATGAAACCAACATCCCTTATCCACAAGGCCATGATATGACGAATGCCCTTATAATTGGTACTTTTGAATTCCTTTCTTGTGTTTTATGGCTAACCAATGTTTCTCTTTCACAGGACGGACAAAGAACCCCCTTCAACTCTTATGTGGACTTTGTTTTTATTGGCTCAGGTTGGTGtctattatttgatttttagaTTAATTATCACCTTTTTACTAAGAAAATTTGTACTTGTGCAGCATTATGACAGACGGGGTCAATTTGAAATTGCTCTTTCTAAAATTGATGAAGCTATAGAACATACACCCACAGTCATTGATCTATATTCTGTCAAGGTTTGTTGGAGTTATAAACTCTTCTCATTTCTTTCTAGTCCTTTTGTTATATGATAAACCCTTCACAATTCAAATCCTATCCCTTTCACACAATTCTGGTACGTGTTTGATTTGAACGTTAAGATGAATATTAAATGACTTTTTTTCTTATGATAATTGAATGAATTTGTTCCATTTTATATCCAATATAAATCACATGATTTAATGAGttgctattttaattttaattttaccaatttttgtgaaaaaattaaaaaaatcgtATCTTAAATTGTTAGATGAAAAGGAATTAAAGGAGCATTTCTTAACTTATCTATTTGACTATTCCACTGCCTTATTTGTCACTCACTCATTCAATGCATTCACTATTTGGTTATTTCATTGACCTGTTTGCATTCTCTAAAATATAGGCTTTACAAGCGCGCGTGTGCACACTTATGGTTAagatgttttattttatctatttcaAGATTCATATTGGAGTAAAAACTAATACAGTTTTACttcaatagttaaaatattatatcgAACTCTATATCTTCTATGTGATATATTTGAAGTGATATTTAGTTCTCAAAATTGTATGATTGTATACAAATTATGATACATAATTCAATATATACCAAATTGAAAGATTGTTGTTTCTATTTGTGAAACAGAGTCGTATACTGAAGCATGCTGGTGATTTGGTTGCTGCTGCTGCATTTGCAGATGAAGCTAGGTGTATGGATCTTGCTGATCGTTATGTTAATAGTGAGTGTGTTAAGCGGATGTTGCAGGCTGATCAGGTTTTTGTCTATCTTTTGGTTATATTTGGATGTTAACTACACAGGCATTGTGATTTTCCATTTTTCATTTTCTGATCTGCTTTATTCATATCTGTTCCTTTGATACAAAGGTGTCTTTGGCCGAAAAAACTGCTGTATTGTTCACAAAGGATGGGGATCAACACAATAACCTTCATGATATGCAGTGCATGTGGTTGGTATATcatgatattttaatattatgcaCTGTTTAATGAGTACTGTGTTTTAATTACTTAATGTGTCACATCTACCTTTGGAAGGTATGAGCTTGCCTCGGGCGAAAGTTATTTTCGCCAGGGTGATCTTGGACGggcactaaaaaaatatttagcaGTGGAGAAGCATTATGCTGATATCACGGAGGACCAATttgattttcattcttactgCTTACGGAAAATGACTTTGCGGACTTATGTGGAAATGCTGAAATTTCAAGACCAATTGCATTCACATTCATATTTTCACAAAGCAGCAGCTGGGGCTATCAGGTGAATAGCTTGTTGTCTTTTGTTGGCATTGTGCTATGCTGAATGAGTTATATCTGTTAATATTGTCTGGTGATTTGATTAACTGGATTATCATGGGAGTTAAAAGTGGAGGTCCAATGCATATGCATATGGGAAACTAAAcatgtgtgatttttttttaaagtttcttCATTGTTACATGCAAGAGCAAGAGTTTTTTTTTACGTAGTTTGGTGTTAATTTTTGGTTTTATACCCTAAAGATCCTCAAGGACTGTTGTCTGTTCTGCCTTATTTAATACCAGTAAAGCAATCTACTTCTGAGTTCTGAATGTTTTATGATCTCATAAACGTAACACTTTGAGTTGCAGATGCTATATTAAGTTGTATGATTCTCCCCCAAAGTCTACAGCAGAGGAAGATGATAATATGTCAAAGTTGCTTCCTtctcagaagaagaaaatgaggCAAAAACAGAGAAAGGCAGAAGCAAGAGCCAAAAAAGTATTGTAGTCGATTTCTATAGTTTCTATTGACCTGCCTGTGGGAAAGGTACTGATCCTGttgtttacattttttattaggaGGCAGAAgaaaagaatgaagagttaagTTCAAGTGGGGTATCGAAGTCTGGGAAACGGCATGTAAAACCTGTTGATCCTGATCCAAATGGGGAGAAGTTGCTGCAGGTTCAAATTTAATGCATTCAATGTCTATTAGAATACATgaaaatatctaattatatctgaGTAATGTTGAGTATATTAAGATTATATCTTAGATTCTCATTTCGCTGTTCTAAAATTTCATTTAGTGCTCAGAATAAATTTTTTCTGCATAAGATCATGTAGATGAGTAGGTACAGGCTCTACCCCTCGGGTGATTGTCACTTTGCATATTTGCATTTTGGGTCTTTGAAGGAAAACCGTAAACACATCTAATCATCACTGTATGCTATAAAAAATGAAAGGGTTTTAGAAATACATAATacaaatagtttttttctaCTGTTCTAATCAGGATTCAGGAGGACGGAGTTGGAAACGTACTAGCATAGTGTGGATGGTTATATAGGGTTTTGTTTCATTATATAAATCTGAATAACATTTGTTGGTGGTCCTtcgtattttttaaaaataaaatttattgtaaaaataaaaaattatatggacTTTGACAAGTTAAAAGGCTACAGTGCATACTTTTGATGTTAAAAAACGCATGTGCATtacaagtttaaaaaaatttaaaatttgtataaataaaGCATAATAGTGTCAGGATTAAACATGCTAATTTCAACGTCATAATGTTTCTTTACATATTCATTTTAGAAATTCACCTTGTGTTTTCCCTATGTAGGTTGAAGATCCACTGTCAGAAGCTACTAAATACTTGAAGTTGCTGCAGAAGAATTCCCCTGATTCATTGGAGACACACTTGCTCTCTTTTGAATTATATACAAGGAAACAAAAGACTTTGCTTGCTTTTCAGGTAGGAGGAGCCCAGTAACTTAATTTATCTAGCATCATTTGCTTCATATTTAAGTAATTACACTTCTTTCTCCGTGGGATTGTAGGCTGTGAAGCAGTTACTGAGATTGGACTCTGAACACCCTGATTCTCATCGTTGCTTGGTATGGTGTCTCTAAAAATTTACTCTtgtaatattttcatattaaacTAAAATTGATAATACAATTTAATCTCATAATAATCGCCCACTaagctattttttttatataacagtAGTaggaataataataatgatagtaataaaaaaactgTATTGATAATTGCTTTACTTTAAATCCTTGTCTTTATCAAGAATTGCATGGCACATAATTGCAAGAAAAGTGTACCATAGGATTTGGTACCGGCTTCTCCtagtatgtttttttatttcatttttctcattttccCCTTTGTTCTTTTCTCCATCAAACACACACAAGGGGGGAAAACCTCTTTCTACTTGGATTTATTCGGGTCCATATGTTGCAGATTAAATTCTTCCATAAAGTGGGATCCATGAATGCTCCTGCAACTGATAGTGAGAAACTGATTTGGAGCGTCTTAGAGGCTGAGCGCCCAAATATTAGGTTCTTAATTCAGAATTTTTCCTCCTTTTGTTTTCTTGGGGATTCGTATCTACAattcttttattcattttatgattataatctgattttaattttatctgcTTTCTTTTTTGCAGCCAGGTGCATGAGAAATCCCTGTTTGAGGCAAACAACTCTGTCCTTGAAAAACACAAAGGTCATAGTGAACTTTATCGTCAACATGCAATGCATATCTTTCAAGTTTCTTTAGGAaagtttcttaattttgtttctgTTTGCAGATTCTTTGATGCATAGAGCAGCTTTTGTAGAAGTCTTGCACATTTTAGATTCAAACAGAAAATCTGAGGCTGTAAAGTTCATTGAAGAGTCAACAAATAACACTGTGCCCAGGTAATGCTTTACAACATTTTAAGTGATGCTCTCATGCTCATTCAACACATTCTTTTTGaagttaaagtaaaaaaataagaattttagAAATAGGAGAGACAGATAGAGTTGGAGAACAAAGAGTGAAGAGAAGTtagttttttttcaatttttttccaaaaccTCCTTGACCTTGTCTTTTTGAGttccctttttccttttttttaaaataaataaaatagttgtttattttcctattaaattcaaattttgtttttggttcctaatatatttttttaacttttttgtccataatatagtttaaaagtaATTGTCTAAATCGTTTTATTTTACTGTTCAAAGTTTTATCTAAACAAATATACAATTCATTAGGAACAGAAaggttacatttttttattagagaCCAAAAGCAAAATTTGGAAATTTATCAAGAACCATAATCATATTTATgcctttatttatttaagaattttaatGAAACTTGTTTAAAACATTATTTCCTTTTAAGAAGAGAAACCCCATGAGGCTGGGCCAAACTAATGTGTTTCTGACACATGCATATGCTGGTCGTGTATTGGGTTAagatatcattttcttatatagaTCACATACTGCACATACTTTGATTTGAGAAAGCTTGTTGGAATTCATCATCTCACCCCTCCACTGTTTGTTTTTTGGTGTGAGGCGGTTGCTTATGAGAGTAATCCATGGCATGGTGAGAAGATGGGAAAAAATAGTAAGGGTTGAGGACACCCACTCGGAGAGTTGAGATTGTGAGTGGGGGACATACAACCATCCTGTTTTTTGTGGATGAAGATGGATGGGTTTCTTCCCGAATTGCCAAACGGTATTTCTGTGTAAAGACAGTCCCCTGTCttgtttctaattttaatttttaaaaggtGGTGGTCAAGTCGTTTTCTTTATTCCAGAGATGGAAACAAGGGTCAAGATGCCCAAGTGAAATACATACTGGATCTCAGGTCAAGTGTAGCAGATTACCAACAAAACAATACTAGAAGTCTTTAAAATgaagatttttaaaaaagtgactttttttcttttaaattattgtGCCTGAATAGTTGCTTATGTATGTATCTTGTCCTATAATTTATGGACTCGGACGTGTCAATGTTCATGTTTGTTTCTGTGTGTGATTTATGAAATTAatctctttatttattttctagaTTCATTTTAGCTGTCAAATCTTAGTAATGGTATTACTGAGTCTTTCAATACATATCTTATGCTAGAAATGGAGCACTTGGACCAATCAGGGAATGGAAACTTAAAGACTGTATTGCGGTTCACAATCTTCTTGGAACAGTTCTTGCTGATCAGGATGCTGCATTGAGTAAGTATAACTTGGATTTTTATGTTGCCTGGCTAATTTTTCTGTTGGTTGGCTTGGACGTAAGGGGAAGTGCGTATGGTAATTTTAGCACGTGATATTTTCTGCAGATGATACTTATTATTTCCACAAATAAAGTGTTTCGACTTCCTTTTCCTGCGCTGAAAGATTAAAATTACTACTTGCTTTGAAGCAGACACGATTTCctatttttaaggaaaaaagGGACTAAAGGAGATGAGAATTGTTCGCTAAAacatttagttattttaatatttttctactcACATTTAGTGTTCTCGGTTTACATTTAATTCCATTTTCTTGTCCATATTTGTAATAGTGCAATAAAGCATCGGAGATTAATTCTATGTACTCTTGCAGGATGGAAGGTGCGATGTGTGGATTACTTTCCATATTCTACATACTTTGAGGGAAGGCACAGCTCTGCCTCTCCCAACTCAGCCTTCAACCAGTTACGTAAGAACTCAGAAAGTGAGAGTAGTAACCACATCACATCAAACGGGAAAGTAGAGGCATTTAAAGATCTCACTATCTGATAAAGTCGAATGCATCCATGAGATGAGGCTAAGAGACATGCGTGTTACCCAGTTTGGATGCTTATTAAACCAAACGGCATTTGACACTCCCAGAAACGACCGTGTTGCAGTTTGCGGCAACAAAGGTCACAGTTTTGGTGCGGGTTATGGCAAACTCTACACTCCATGTATTTTCTTTGCATGATTTCTCCCTCCCATCTGTGATATTTATTTGGTTTGCAAATGTGTATAATTTTACCTCAATTATTATGTCTTAGGATTGACTTTTTCAATTTGTTTCACCCCTTTTTTCTGAGAGGTGGTAGACGGGGCTCCATGGGCCTTTACCACTGTCTTAGATTTTCATTTTGGTCGTTGGGAGAGCTACACAATCATTTAGGTTTTGGTCCTGCATCCAGCCAACATATATATAGGGAGAGCATGTTGTATCTTTCCTATTTAATTGGTCTATTCATGTATAACCATTAACTTATGTGAAAGTTTTGCAACTGGATGCCAAAATGACGTAATTTTGGATGATGaattcagtaaaaaaaaatggaggTTGGTAGAACTGCTGTATGTGGGCACCATTTGGTTTACCAGTTTTAGTTGAATCAAAAGTCTGATACAATAAACACAACAAAATGTGTGGTACCTAAAAACTGTGAGCGAGGAATCAAGTTTAGAGAATGAAGGAAACAAACTGTTTTAGTGTGAAAACgatatctaattttttattgCGATAATTGAATTTCATTATGCAAACTTACGATGAATTCAAAATCCTCGTGCGTTTTCTCTATACTTTTGTATGGTACTTTGTACTTGAAGATAAATTTTACTTAatactttaatattttgttatgtaattttttttatattaaaagagTTAAATAATTTGAACATAACATAGGAAGCTGAATCATCCCAAAAAAATGTTGATTATAATTGATTTGCTTGTTCATAATTGTGATTTTGATGGTGATGCATGGGAGTTGCTTCGTATATTCAGTTTTGCGCATGAGCATATGTGTAAGttaaataacattaatttttttttatcttacttACAAATTTAAGATGTTAATAAAAGCAAGTTAacatcaataatataaaattgattttaaaattaaaagcagCACATTTCTTTTAGCATGACAAAAGTTAGAAAGAAAGATAATGTTTcaaatataagataaaaaattctaattaaaaaaatattaatagaaaCGAGATTCTATCTTAAATGAATCTTTATCAAATGGAAGGTTTTTCAACAAGAAAGTTATCActgttatatatttaaaatcagTCCTGCTGAAGTTAGTAAAACTATCAATGAAAAACctaatttacaaaataaatccTACAACTATGATTCAATTACTCTTTCCGCAggttaaaaaatatctaaaataaaatatatttaggattttttaaaatattaaaggaTATGGATACAAAACTTGTAAAAGAAAGCTAATATCGATTGTCtttttataattcttaattGGTCCTCTTATACATGTgtataacctttattttgtttttttattttaataattgactatttattttttattttctctctttaaCTAAATTTAGAATGAGTGATTTTTCTATCgacaaacaataaataaaataatataaaacacgTAAAGGGTGCTTCAACCGTGTTACAAAGAGAAAGTCTAATAAAGAGAACCTTCAACCAAACTTACAAGATCCAAGAGAACTACATACTTTTGTGCCCCAAAATCAACATCATCagaaaagtttttccaaaatcCTGCTCCACtaataatttaatgaaaaatcaACTACTAAAAagtcttattttcaaatatactTAATTGTATCACAaccttaatatatatatatatatatatatatatattttatttttattttttttattttttttatagtacaaacaacacaaaataatattaagagCATAAATATGTTTAAACTCTTTAAAAATCCTCCTTTAAATACACTTAAAATGAGTGCTTTTATATGTTGATACCATCTATTTtgatttaatagaaaaaaatggaagagatgtttcttttcATATCCTTtcacttcctttttttttctcttttttttataataaaaattgaacaaGTTCTAGTTTAAGTTGTTCCAAAAAATTTGGTTTGGTTTAGGTAGAATATTTGAGGATTTGGTTAGATGTTAATGAATTAGTTGAAAATGAAGGATGAAGGTGATATGGTAGGGAAGAAGTGGCATGAGCACGTGTGGGGGCTATGGTGAGAATCTCATGCCGATGTTGAAGCCATGGGAAACATATGCTCGGTTGGGAACAGACACTTTACAAGGTTCGGATTTACATACTTTAGTTGCAAGCTGTTCTCTTCTGTTCTGTTTTCTCTATCTCTTCTGTTCTGTTGTGTTCTGTTGTGATGTTCACCAAACAACTTCCGCCCACACATGTCTCTTGTTTTAGCAGAAGCACCAACATCGCAACACTGTCTAAAACTGGTCCTCATATATTCTCTATAACCActcaatcaaaaacaaaaagatatGTGCTTCCTTATTAACAATTTACTCTTCAAaattcctttttcttcttcgtATAAATTAACCACAGATGTGCTGAAAACAACAATTAATTTAGatgtgttttgtttttattgggCCTCTCAAACAATTAACTCCTTCTCTTCTTCACGATTTCTCGGTCTCTTAGTTATGACTTGAACTTTCGGTTATTGGATCAATTGACTTGGATTTTTTGTTATGTGAGTTTGAGTTTGTTCTCGCTAATGGATTTGAGCTATCAGTTGCATGTTGGATTTGGGTCAATTTTCAGCTTCTGGGTTCAGACTCACTTTCGGTTGGATGTGTACCTATAAGATGCTCAAATGATAATACGAGAATCAGTTTGTTTAATTTATCACAACAAGACTCTACTTACTTGTTAAACTTACTTGTTAAACAAATCACTTATTTATAATGTTCATTGTTGGATTTTAACTTGATTGAGTTTTTACTTTTCATAGTTACTAAATCTATTTTTAATGCtttaaacttatttattaagaatagagtgttatcttattttattatttatttatattattctaattttatttatcttttaatacgTTAAACTTTCAAATTTTCGGCTATATGTTTAAATCAAATAATCTTGCATGCGAAAAGCAAATGAATTTTATGTTTCATCTTAGTCAAAACGTGGTAGCATACATAtcagtgtatatatatatataacttttgatgtaaataaatttttaatttttctttaagaaaatCAAGATTATTCAGGAATTCTTTCATACATAGAAGTCAGTTAATTCTAATGTATTTAAAAACTTAGTGTATTTTGAGAATGGATAATTAGACATGCTATTCCAACTAAATTATTATACTGTTTCAAAATGTATACttattttaacaatattatattaatagtCAGAATTTTGTgtaatagataattttttacaTGATATTATATTGTATtcatatgatttattttataatataaattgtacaatatacataattaatttatacatatccaaatttataattttacctattaattaataaattttaaattgacatATTATATCCACAAGTTGGACCAACTTGATTCTTGAGTCAACTgcaagtaaaaataaataattctatTGAGTTTTTCAGTAAAGTACAAGtaagataaattaattttttttttcaacttgtCCCATGAACACTGAACAAGTCAAAACATTTCTGAAATGAACTACAGATTCACATCCAAACTTTTGAACAAATTGTATTATAAATTAGCTGCTTCTACCTCATCATAAAGTTGCAGTGTTTCTACAATACTTTTCATCAATTAATTaaaccttttttattttattacctCAAATACTCGTTTTAGTGTTTTTGAAACAGTTATTCTATGTTATAagtgctttttttttcttaatttttatgttttatattttttcacaaATCCTCAcattactacaagaaaatcatcaaataaaaacaccaatttttagagatcaaaataattagttgcaatagtaagtaaattagagactattttagaaactaaaaaaaattagttttctaaattagtttattttatggttaaatagtttctaaattgatatctaattagctatccaGGTCTTAACTACCAATC harbors:
- the LOC137819727 gene encoding N-terminal acetyltransferase A complex auxiliary subunit NAA15-like, with translation MGASLPSKEANLFKLIVKSYETKQYKKGLKAADTILKKFPDHGETLSMKGLTLNCMDRKSEAYELVRQGLKNDLKSHVCWHVYGLLYRSDREYREAIKCYRNALKIDPDNIEILRDLSLLQAQMRDLTGFVETRQQLLTLKPNHRMNWIGFSVAHHLNSNASKAVEILEAYEGTLEEDYPPENEGCEHGEMLLYKISLLDECGFLERALEELHKKEFKIVDKLAYKEQEVSLLVKLGRLEEGEALYRALLSMNPDNYRYYEGLQKCVGLYLEDGQYSPDQIDQLDSLYKAIVQQYKWSSAVKRIPLDFLQGDKFREAADNYIRPLLTKGVPSLFSDLSSLYNHPGKADILEQLILELEQSIRMSGQYPGGTDKEPPSTLMWTLFLLAQHYDRRGQFEIALSKIDEAIEHTPTVIDLYSVKSRILKHAGDLVAAAAFADEARCMDLADRYVNSECVKRMLQADQVSLAEKTAVLFTKDGDQHNNLHDMQCMWYELASGESYFRQGDLGRALKKYLAVEKHYADITEDQFDFHSYCLRKMTLRTYVEMLKFQDQLHSHSYFHKAAAGAIRCYIKLYDSPPKSTAEEDDNMSKLLPSQKKKMRQKQRKAEARAKKEAEEKNEELSSSGVSKSGKRHVKPVDPDPNGEKLLQVEDPLSEATKYLKLLQKNSPDSLETHLLSFELYTRKQKTLLAFQAVKQLLRLDSEHPDSHRCLIKFFHKVGSMNAPATDSEKLIWSVLEAERPNISQVHEKSLFEANNSVLEKHKDSLMHRAAFVEVLHILDSNRKSEAVKFIEESTNNTVPRNGALGPIREWKLKDCIAVHNLLGTVLADQDAALRWKVRCVDYFPYSTYFEGRHSSASPNSAFNQLRKNSESESSNHITSNGKVEAFKDLTI